The sequence GTCCCACGGGGTCTGGGACTTTGTTGGCAAGCATTTCCTGGGACCAGTGTTCTACAGGGCTTGGTGGAGAAGTGGTGCTTTCAGCTAAAAGGATCCAGTGTTTCAGAAGCTATGGCCCCTCTGCCTCAGTGCTGCATTCCCTGGTTGGGCCTGGGGCTTTGGTGCTCTCCTGGCTTTTAAATTTCCTGGTGATACAATAAACAATGCTCTTCACCCCTGGGGCCCCCCTTACCTCTTGAGACAATCAGAAAGCTTGTCTAGCATGCTGTCTAAGCCTGCCCACTTCTGGACTTCTGGCCTTTTATTCCAGCTACTGAAAGCTTTTTTCCAGGCTTGTGATGCTCATTTATGATTTCAGTAATAGAATTTGGACCTTAGTGTCTCTCCATTGCCCAGGGCTGTCTATGTCTATTAATGGTGGCTCCAGTGAAATCAGTGGCTTTTATTGCACCTTATCTTTCTGCTTCCAGcatcatattttcctgcttcctgGGAGACCTGGAATAATCAGCTGTGTGCATCACTAGGCCCTGGGGGCAAGACTTCGAGGTTCCAGAATCCCTGGAGTTTATCTTAATTAGGTGACATCTGGTGCTGCCCTCAGTGCACAGGTCCACCCTGGTCAGGTGTTCAGATGGCCTCATGCCATCCTATGAGCCTGGACTATGCCCAGCCTTGCAGGCTTCTTACGGCCACTGGCTCTGTGAGCCCTGGAGGTGATTCAGACCCCAGGGGGCAGAAGGCCTTTCTGTGGTTCAGCCAAGATTGAAGGTGACTCGGGCTGAGCGccctctctcacttccttttcatttccttgagGGTGTTCTTGGGTCTCACAGTACCTCCGGCTAGGCTTGGAGCTCTGCTAGTGGAGGGAGCCCCAGAGCAGGCCTTCTACTCCAGGGCCTTCTCTGTTGGCCAGAAGGATGCTGGCTGTGTGGTGGAAATGACCTCGTGCAAAGGCATCTTCGTCACATGCCCTCCTAGTGCAATAATGCGTGTCCCCTGATAAGGCAGTTGTGGATGTCTGCCCAGCCACTCAGCACAGCCTCACCCTTCCTCCTTCGGACCAGCTTCTTGGAGACCTCCAACACTGATAGCAAAAGCCCAGCCCAGCACTTCTCTTCTGGCCCAAACTGTTGCTCATTTCGAGAACCACTCTGTCTTCTCACTTTGCTCTCCTTCCTGGATTACCTTTCTGCAGCGACTACCGTGCCCCACACTGCCTAGACCCTATGCCCATTCAGACCCTGAGCTGAGTCCCCAGAAGGACCAAGATCAGTCCCCAGGTTGcccttctccccctcttcccacccctACACCTCCAGGCTCCTGCCCCTGTGATGATACCTTTGGTTTTCTTCACCAAGTGCTCGCTCGCTAGGATTCGTGCTGGGCACCTGGCAGTCAGTCCACACAGATGCCTGCTCGCCCCTTCTTGGTCTTCCCAGGGGACCAGCATCGGTGCTTCCACCCTGTTCAGCAAGGGAGGAGGCTGACTCATCACCTGGTGAGAGTTCACCTCTGGAAGAGGTGGCGAAGGGGCTTCAAGGGCTTGGGAAACGTGAAGGATTCACTGGTGCATCTCAGGGGGAGGTCACCTCATCCTGGAAGCCCCTGCACAGCGTCCAGTGATGGAGAACTCATAACCTACAGAAACAGCTCTGACTGGCCTTCCACTCACCATCCCATAGCCGGAGAATTCTGCTGGTGCACACGGCAGCTCCTTCCTTCCTAAGCGGTCACTGTCTCAGACCAGACCTCCTGACACCTCCCACTTCACCCCAGGCAGCACCTTATCGTCGTCCAGCTCAGCTGGACAACAGCCCGCTTCAGCCACTGCGCTTTCTTCCCGGGCATCTGGGGCCCCAGCAGTAGACACAGACCTCCTGCCTCTTTCCCCAGGGGCAGAGCTGCTCCACAGCACAGCCCGAGGCAATGGTTGGAGGAGTGAGGGTGAAGGTGAGGGGGGCGGCAGGCAGGAGCAACGGAACTTTGgctaaaagcaaaagcaaaggaaACACCGAGCAGGCAGCCACTAACGCGCCTCCCCGGGAAGGGCCCGCAGCGCCCACTGCTGGCCGGAGGAGCATGTGCGTGCGGGTTAAATCCACTCGCCCGGCTCCTTGCATAAGCTCCACTGGGCAGCTGAGCCTGCAGATGGCTCAGGTTAGATGTTCACCGGAAGCAGGTCATTTTGTCCAGTGGTTTCCAGATGTGTAAAATTACAGATAGGGTTGCTGCGGGTGATTGTGCATGTTGCCCATTTGATAAAGGCCTCTGAGCTGAGGAGCGAGTGAGGGCTGAAATCCAGCCACCATCCTGCTAACCCAGCTCAGGTCTGGGGCAGGCCAGAGAAAGGGCTTTTTGCCCATCATTTGCCTAGAGAGAGCATCCTTTTGCAATTTGCACAAAGGTGCCGTACATAGGGGCAGCAGCCCTGGCAGAGAACGCTTCCTTCTAAGAGGGCAATCTTATAGAACCAAGCTTCTTTGGCTAAAGGGGAGTTTGAAAACCAGCCAAAAGATGGGAAAACTGGGGCCCATGAAGGGGAGGGACTTACTCAAAGTCATGCAGGTGATGCCAGGACAGAGCTTTGAGGCCTGATCTACTCTCGGTTAGAGCAGTGTTCTTTGCACTACCCAGAGCTAGTTTTCATCCCAAGCCCTTTGGAGGCATCCTGGctttcctgcccctcccagtCTCAGCCCTATCAACTCCCCACTGAAATCCAGCTGCTCTGCACAGTCCTATTGTCCTGGTCAGGATTATGGCACAGGGTTTACCCCAAAGGAGGGATGGTGAGAACGCCAGCCCAGTCTGCACAACTTCCTACCAGTACCTCACTCACAGGGATGAGGGCAGCCAGGCAGAAGGGCAGAACAGTGGGGAACTAGAAGGGTCTACCAGATGAGGTGTCAAAGTATGATAGGGAGCCTGGAGCAATGTGGCCCAGCAAAGCTGGTGGCTCAGCTACTGTGTAGATGGGGCCTGCTTTGTAGGTGCAGTCCGCCGGGGTGCCTGTGCCACGCCGTAAGGCACATGGGCAGCCACAGTGCCcatctcctgagctccagccacGTGGAACATCTGGTCATCAAAGAAGATGTGTGGGCGGATCTTCTCGAGGAGGGGGCCCTTGGGCGCTCCAGCTAGGAACAAGGCTTCATCTGTCTCCAGGCCCCAGCTGCGCAGGGTCTTGAGAGCCCGGGCCCCGGAACTGGCTGCACTGCGTGCTGTCACCAAGTAGGTACGAATGGGGCACTCCAGCCGCAGGCCCTTGGAGTAGAACTTCTTCTGCAGCCTACCCAGTGCCTCCAGAAAGCCCTTTAAGGGGCCCTGTGAGAAGGCAAGGGAACACTGTGAGCTCTACCCCTCCCAACATTTGCTCCCTCTCCCTAAAGCACTAGCGTCTCGTTGCTTGGGGTGGGAAAGCTTCTCAGGATCCCTAAATCTTTCAGCTAGTTCTGCTGTGCCTGTTTGGGCTACAGTGTGCACCAGTGGGGCTGTAGGTGCTGATGCCAGTCTGGGGGTCTGTATTATTATATATCGGGGCTGGGTCAGAATAACTGTACCAGGCCACCTGTTAAGATGTATGTTCCTCCATGCGCCCACCAAGGTACACGGGTATCTGTCCTGCAGCTCTacacatgtggccttctgtgcCCATCAGCAGgaaggatattaaaaatattttatagctattggccgggctcagtggctcacgcctgtaatcctagcactctgggaggcaaggtgagaggatcatttgagctcaggagttcgagaccagcctgagcaagtgcgagaccccatctctactaaaaaaaatatagaaagaaattaaccggacaactaaaaatatatagaaaaaattagctgggcatggtggcacatgcctgtagtcccagctacccaggaggctggggcaggaggatcgcttgagcccaggagtttgaggttgctgtgagctaggctgacaccacggcactctagcctgggcaacagagtgagattctgtctcaaaaaaaaaaaaaatttatagctcTGGCATAGGCACCCTCCAATCAGAATGGACTCCAGCTGTAAACAGCTGGGACAGATGGACCAGTGTGTAACTGCTGACCATCAACCGTGCCCATCAGGCACAAAGTGGCTCAGGTTGTCATGTTCAAGCTTTCTAGGGCCAGAGAAAGGACTTATTCTTTACAGTGCCTGGAACAATGAAGCTTAATGAGGAAGTGTGAATGCAAAACCAGATGGTGATGAAGAAAACTGCTTATTTCCAAAGCAGCTGGAAATAAGGAAAGGTGAGCTTCTAGGCTTGGAGACCCCTTACTTGCCAGGTGGCCTGGAGCAAGCCATGGTCTCCTGGGCCTCTCTCTGCCTACCACTCAGCGGGAAAACTGTTTAGCCCTTGATTCCCAAGGATTGCAGAGGCAATGCACAAGAACGGAAGTGAAATGAATATTCAGGAGCCACAGCTGAGGCCTGCTGAGCTGTTGGAGAGAGGAGCTCTGGGATTATTGAGCACTCAGGTTTTAAAAACTCAAACAGGAGCTCCCAGTGGGACTGGAGAAGCCCAGCAGCCCCACTCTAGGGAATTTCTACGACACTCCAGGGCGTATTCTGCTCTCAGAGAGAGGATGAGTGAGGATCCCTGTGTCCCGGGCCAAGGGATGGATGGCAGGAGGTGTCCCATGTCACATGGTCTGCCCcagaccccacccccagctggacCTCCCTGCCCCAGTGAGCGGCACCAGTCCAGCAGTTCCCTTCCCCTGTTTCCAGTGAGGGGAACAGGGCTTCCTAAGGGGGTTGGAGCTCACTCAGAGGGGTGGAGGGTCTTAGAGAGGGGTGAAGGcttcagagaagagagaggatgGCAGCTTCAGAGAGAGGCTGAGGCCttcagagaggggcagggaccTCAGAGAAGGGGTGGGGACCTAGAGAGACAACAGGGACTTTGGGGAGGGTATGGAGACCTCAGAAATGGGGATTTGAGCTGCAAAGAGGGGGTAGGGGCTTCAGATAGGGGCTGAGAGAGAGAGTGGGGGCTTTGGAGAGAAGATGGGACTCCAGGGAGGGGGAAGCAGGCTCAGTGCAGGGGTGGAAGCTCACTGAGGGGGCCAGGGGCCGAGTGAGAGGGATGCGGGCTTCAGGCTTGGTGAGGGGACCCGGCTGGAGGCTGGGTTGAGTCGGGGGTCTGGTTCTGGGCTGAAGTGCTGCCTTGTTCTACTCAGGGGTTCTGGGACGAGGGGGAGCACCTGGGCCAAAGGTTTGTTCTCATGGGCCTTCTCGTGCTCAAAGAATCTGTCCAGCCCGTGGGCCTTGACGATGCGCTCCGACTCGTCCGAGAAGAGCACAGCATCCCCATCGAAGGCCACGCGCAGCTGACTCTGGGACACAGCCACGTCCCTGCTGGGGCTGAAGATGGTGGCAGCTGCGATCCCTGGGTGGAGAGAGGCAAGTGTTGTCTGTCATCAGGCTGGGGAATAGGGCCCCCTGCCAGGGGGAGTAGCCGGGCATCTCAGACTATCCTGTCCCACCTGCCTCACCCAGAACTCAGGGCAAGGCTAATGAAGGCtaatattaaaactatttaaaaaccgGTAGTGCACAGACACCAGCCAAGAAGAATGAGCAGTAGCCATAGCTCTGAATCAGGGCTCTGAGGACCCTCACCTTGGCAGGTTACCCCTTTGGCTGCTGCTCAGTGGAGAGGTCTGGGGGACTCCTAGGGGGCAGGAGGGTGTTCTGAGGACTCAAGGCAGGAACTATCTACCAACAAGTATGAAGGAATTTCAGTCTTTCAGTACTTTAATACCTAGTAAGGTCAAGCAGGTGTGGACCAGGTGAACATCAGTCCTGGCTGAGAGGAAGGGTCCCACAGGCCATGCCCTCCTGCCAGGGGCTCCTCACAGGCCGCTGATGTAAAGTTATGGGGGGCTGGGAAGGAGCCCCAACTCTGGCTTGGCCTTGGTCACTCCCTCATGGTTGATTCTGGCAAGTCACTCACCCTTTCTGGACCAAGGTAAACTTAAGGGCCTTTCCGCTCTATCTGGGGCTGAGCTGCCAGGCTGCAATCTGCAGTGGGGTGGGTATGGGCACCCTCAGTCCCCAGCCACAGTGACACCCAGATATGCCTTTCTTTTAGGGTGCCAGGAGACAACCTAGGTGGCCCCAGGAGGCAGCACAAGTGACAGCTGACTGTGTGCATAGACTCTGCAACCGTAGGCTCCTCCAGGGGGTCAAGGATGCCTGTGGGTGACTCAGGCTCGAGGCTAGAGCTGCACTGGGTGGCAGAGAGCCAGTGCTGGCAGAGAACAGCTGGCTGAGCTCATGCCCTAGGCTCCATCTCTCCAAAGGCCACTTCAGCCCTGCTCTCAGGGAATCTAGGATCACAGAGGCTGGGCTTAGGAAAGCTTTGGGAGGACTGAGCAGTGCCAGCCTCACATGATTTCACTAGCCTGAGAACGCAACaagcaggcccaggcccaggcatcAGGCCAGGTACCTTCTCAGCTCTGCGAGTGCTGGAACCAAGATGACCCAGAGCCACCCCTACCCTGGGCAGGGCCTCCCTCCTGACCACTGCCCAGCTCCCTAGCCTGAGGTCAAGTTGCAGACATACAGAGACACCCCTATATGCCAGTGCCAAGGCTGTGGCATCTGTCTGAGGAAATGCCTTCTGGTTCCTGGTTTTAAAAAGCCTCTTGGAGCTCCCTAGCAGCTCAGGGCAGTCAGGCATCAGGGGAGAGAGGCCAGGCttccaggcaggaggcagcatgaaagaggaagagaaaagtgaATATATTGTTTGTTAGTAAAGAAACCTGCAACTAATGTCCAGCCTAAGGAGCCTTCTCAGGCCAGGGGGTGACTCCTCTGTGGGCCTGTTTTCTTATATCCACATGCAATAGGGTGTGCACCGTGTTGGGAGGCCTCAGACTGTGGATACCACTCAACACTGCCCCTGGAGAGAGACACATGGAGGGGAATTCTCTTTGTCAGGACCCGCAGTTGGGTCTCCTAACTTCCCCCTGCACTGGCCAGCCTAGCTGCTGCAGATGCTGGCCACTTCCCAGACCCCACCGCTGAGGCTGGACTAGATACAGGTTCCCTCCCCATTGGCCCAGAGTGGAGCAGAGGCTGCATGGTCATACAGGAATCAGAGCTCAGGGAGTAGCTTTCTGGGCTGTAAGGAGGGTTTCCACGGAAACAGAAGGCTGGATGATGCTGAGGAGTAAATGCATCCTTAACACAGGAGGGCTGGAGGTGGGAAAGTGGAATGGGGAGGGCCTTGTTTTCAGAGTTTATAGGACAGATCATAA is a genomic window of Eulemur rufifrons isolate Redbay chromosome 8, OSU_ERuf_1, whole genome shotgun sequence containing:
- the NT5C1A gene encoding cytosolic 5'-nucleotidase 1A; translation: MEPGEPREPREPGPGAETAAAPRWEEAKAFYDNLAPKKKPKSPKPQNAVTIAVSSRALFRMDEEQRIYTEQGVEEYVRYQLEHENEPFSPGPAFPFVKALEAVNKRLRELYPDSDDIFDIVLVTNNHAQVGVRLINSINHYDLFVERFCMTGGNSPICYLKAYHTNLYLSADAEKVQEAIDEGIAAATIFSPSRDVAVSQSQLRVAFDGDAVLFSDESERIVKAHGLDRFFEHEKAHENKPLAQGPLKGFLEALGRLQKKFYSKGLRLECPIRTYLVTARSAASSGARALKTLRSWGLETDEALFLAGAPKGPLLEKIRPHIFFDDQMFHVAGAQEMGTVAAHVPYGVAQAPRRTAPTKQAPSTQ